GCGATTGAGTTAGCTGAGCAAGGGAAAGAAATCACGCTTGTTGAAAAAACAGATGAGTTACTTTTAGATTGTCTAGACACTCCGAAAAGAGTAGAGCTTTTGAAAAAATTAGAGTATTTGGTTGTGACCATTTTTTTAGAGACTTCTGTGAGCAAGGTTTTGGAAAATCAAGTATGTCTCTGTAGCCAAGAAGGTTTTGAGACCTTTCTCGACATTGATAATATGATTGTTCCTAAAAAACTATGAATATTTTTAAAATCGTTTATAGTTAAAGAAACAAAGTAAATAAAAGGAGAACAATTATGTTTATACCGATAGAAGAAGTCCCGTTTCAACAAGTTGTAGAAACCTGGAATCAAGGTTTTAGTGATTATCTATTACCAATTCATGTCGATCAAGAGGCCTTAGAGCGAAGAATTCAATCATTTAACCTTTCAAAAAAACTCTCAGCTGTATTTTCTGTTGATGGAGAATTTG
This genomic stretch from Enterococcus haemoperoxidus ATCC BAA-382 harbors:
- a CDS encoding FAD-dependent oxidoreductase, with the protein product MGLTSINNARMYQLLSVGQAQEVLESQLAERILIVGSGVLECMIAIELAEQGKEITLVEKTDELLLDCLDTPKRVELLKKLEYLVVTIFLETSVSKVLENQVCLCSQEGFETFLDIDNMIVPKKL